The DNA segment AATACTTAGCGCGATGGCTTTTATCGCCCCAAATACGATGGACTCTTCATGCCCAACAACGATTCCTACTCCGCGCTGCTACTCGATAACCAACTGTGTTTTGCCCTCTACTCAACGTCTTTGATGATGACCAAAGCTTATAAGCCACTGCTCAAATCCCTGAATCTGACCTATCCGCAGTATCTGGCCATGCTGGTTTTATGGGAGGAAGACGGCATAACCGTGAGCCATATCAGCAAGCGATTGCTGACAGACCCCGGCTCACTCACGCCCCTACTAAAGCGGCTCGAGGCGGACGGTATGCTGAACCGGCA comes from the Marinobacter psychrophilus genome and includes:
- a CDS encoding MarR family winged helix-turn-helix transcriptional regulator, producing the protein MPNNDSYSALLLDNQLCFALYSTSLMMTKAYKPLLKSLNLTYPQYLAMLVLWEEDGITVSHISKRLLTDPGSLTPLLKRLEADGMLNRQRRKDDERVVELHLTEQGRALQNQAKDIPGCIVNVSGQSVTDLMELKQQLIKLRSNLKTPT